GCTGTAAAAGTGGGCGATAAAATTGCCGTAGACGATACTTTGATTACACTTGAAACCGATAAAGCCACCATGGACGTACCGGCTGACCACGCAGGAGTGGTAAAAGAAGTATTGGTCAAAGTGGGGGATAAAGTTTCAGAAGGCAGTGTGATTGTCAAAGTAGAAGCTGCTGATGCAGCCACTACAACGCAAACGGCTGAAGCTCCGGCCAAAGCTGCAGCTACAGTACCGGCAGCTGCCGCAGCCAAGCCGGTAGCCGTAAATGTACCTGATATCGGTAACTTTTCTAATGTAGATGTTATAGAAGTAGACATCAAAGTAGGTGATGAAGTCGCAGTAGACCAGACACTGGTTACACTCGAAACTGACAAAGCCACCATGGATGTCCCATCTACAGTGGCCGGAAAAGTAACCGCTGTACATGTGAAGGTGGGTGACAAAGTATCAGAAGGCAGTGCACTCATTGAAGTAGCCGCCGTTTCTGCTCCTGCTGCTGAATCGGCTACGCAGGATCAGAAACAAGCTGCGGAAATCAAAAAACAGGTTGCAGCTACGCCGTCAGCAGAAAACAATGAATTGCGTGCCGAAATTAAGAGCCATGTTTCTCAAGCATTTGGCAGCTCTGATATCGACGAAAAAGGGTTTGAAAAAGCCCATGCAAGCCCCTCTGTGCGCAAACTGGCGCGTGAGCTGGGCGTAGATTTAGGTCGAGTAAGTGGCAGCGGTCGCAAAGGACGCATTACTCCGCTTGATTTGCGCAATTTTGTCAAAGAAGTCATGCAGAAAGTCGAGCATGGTGGTGCTGGCACTGCTCTGGGTGGTGGTTTGGATTTATTGCCATGGCCGAAAGTAGATTTTAGTCAATTTGGTGAAATCGAAGTCAAAGAGCTGTCCCGTATCAAGAAAATATCTGGTCAGAATCTGGCGCGCAATTGGGTAATGATTCCGCATGTCACCCTGCAAGAAGATGCAGACATGACCGAACTGGAAACATTCCGCAAGCAACTGAATAAAGAATGGGAGCGCGCAGGACTGAAAGTATCTCCGCTGGCTTTTATCATTCTGGCCTGTGTGAAAGCCTTGCAAGAATTTCCGGAATTCAACTCATCTTTGGATGGCAATAACCTGATACTGAAAAAATACATCAATATCGGTTTTGCTGCTGATACGCCGAATGGTCTGGTCGTACCAGTTATCAAAAATGCTGATAAAAAAGGCCTCAAAGAAATCACGCAGGAACTTGCCGACATGAGTAAGCGTGCACGTGAAGGCAAGCTCAAACCACAGGAAATGCAAGGTGCCTGCTTCACCATTTCTTCGCTAGGTGGCATCGGTGGCACCGGCTTTACGCCAATTATCAACGCACCTGAAGTGGCGATTCTTGGCGTTTGCAAATCGCAGATTAAACCAAGCTGGAATGGTAAGGAGTTCGAACCGCGCTTACAGTGTCCGCTGTCACTATCTTTTGACCATCGTGTGATTGACGGCGCAGCCGGCATGCGTTTTCTGGTATTTATCAGCCAGCTGCTGGCTGATTTCCGCCGCGTTACTCTGTAAAACTTCAATTCCGGAGGCTGCCTGAAAACCGAAACGTTTTCGGCAGCCTGAATACATGAAATACAGGCACATACTGTTGTTTAACATACAACAGTCTGGAAAAGGTTAGATCATGAGCTTAATTGAACTGAAAGTACCGGATATTGGCAATTATCAGAATGTTGATATCATAGCGGTAGAAATCAAAACGGGCGATACCATTGCGGTAGACGATACCCTCATTACACTGGAAACTGACAAAGCCACGATGGATGTACCGGCTGAAATAGCCGGCGTGGTAAAGGAAGTTAAAGTTAAAGTAGGCGATAAAATTTCTGAGGGTGGGGTGATTGCTGTAATAGAAGCTGCGGCTGCAACAGCCAAAGCAGCGGCACCGGCCAGTGAAACGGCTCCAGTTGCAGCTTCGCAAGCGGCCACTTACAACGGCAGCAGTGATGCTGAATATGATGTAGTCGTGTTAGGCGGTGGCCCTGGTGGTTATTCTGCAGCTTTTGCTGCGGCCGACGAAGGCCTCAAAGTAGCAGTTGTAGAGCGTTATGCCACGCTAGGCGGTGTGTGTTTGAACGTGGGTTGTATCCCTTCCAAAGCATTGTTGCACAACGCTGCAGTGATTGACGAAGTAAAAGAGCTTAAAGCCAATGGTATTGAGTATCCGGCTCCAAAAATCGATATAGACCAGCTACGCAGCTACAAAGAAAAAGTAGTTGCCAGAATGACAGGTGGTCTTGCCAGTATGGCTAAAACACGTAAAGTCGATATTATCCGCGGTAATGGCCGGTATATCGATCCACATCACATTGAGGTCAAACTGACTTCCGGCGAAGGTAAAACAGAAACCGGCGAAACAGTTACTCTGGCTTTCAAAAACACCATTATTGCAGCCGGCAGTCGTGTGGTGAATCTGCCGTTTATTCCAGAGGATCCACGCATTGTCGATTCTACCGGTGCACTGGCATTGAAATCTGTGCCCGAAAAAATGTTGATAATCGGTGGCGGTATCATTGGCCTAGAAATGGGCACGGTTTACAGTACGCTCGGTGCACGCCTAGATGTAGTGGAAATGATGGGTGGCCTGATGCTCGGCGCTGACCGTGATATGGTTAGAATCTGGCAAAAGAAAAACGAACATCGTTTCGATAATATTATGCTGAACACCAAAACCACAGCAGTGGAAGCCAGGGAAGACGGTATTTATGTAACCTTTGAAGGTGATAAAGCACCAGCTGAACCACAACGCTATGATCTGGTACTGGTGGCTGCCGGCCGTGCCCCGAATGGTAAGCTGATTGGTGCTGAAAATGCCGGTGTAGAGGTTACCGACCGTGGCTTTATCAATGTAGACAAACAGATGCGTACTAATGTTCCGCATATTTATGCAATTGGAGATATTGTCGGCCAACCAATGCTAGCGCACAAAGCTGTACATGAAGGTCACGTTGCTGCCGAAAACTGTGCCG
This portion of the Snodgrassella alvi genome encodes:
- the lpdA gene encoding dihydrolipoyl dehydrogenase produces the protein MSLIELKVPDIGNYQNVDIIAVEIKTGDTIAVDDTLITLETDKATMDVPAEIAGVVKEVKVKVGDKISEGGVIAVIEAAAATAKAAAPASETAPVAASQAATYNGSSDAEYDVVVLGGGPGGYSAAFAAADEGLKVAVVERYATLGGVCLNVGCIPSKALLHNAAVIDEVKELKANGIEYPAPKIDIDQLRSYKEKVVARMTGGLASMAKTRKVDIIRGNGRYIDPHHIEVKLTSGEGKTETGETVTLAFKNTIIAAGSRVVNLPFIPEDPRIVDSTGALALKSVPEKMLIIGGGIIGLEMGTVYSTLGARLDVVEMMGGLMLGADRDMVRIWQKKNEHRFDNIMLNTKTTAVEAREDGIYVTFEGDKAPAEPQRYDLVLVAAGRAPNGKLIGAENAGVEVTDRGFINVDKQMRTNVPHIYAIGDIVGQPMLAHKAVHEGHVAAENCAGHQAYFDARVIPGVAYTNPEVAWAGITEDQAKKDGVKITKAVFPWAASGRAVANGCSEGATKLIFDADSGLIIGGAIVGPSAGDMIGEICLAIEMGCDADDIGRTIHPHPTLGESIGMAAEVAMGTCTDLPTQRKK
- the aceF gene encoding dihydrolipoyllysine-residue acetyltransferase: MSQIVEIKVPDIGNYTGVDVIDVAVKVGDKIAVDDTLITLETDKATMDVPADHAGVVKEVLVKVGDKVSEGSVIVKVEAADAATTTQTAEAPAKAAATVPAAAAAKPVAVNVPDIGNFSNVDVIEVDIKVGDEVAVDQTLVTLETDKATMDVPSTVAGKVTAVHVKVGDKVSEGSALIEVAAVSAPAAESATQDQKQAAEIKKQVAATPSAENNELRAEIKSHVSQAFGSSDIDEKGFEKAHASPSVRKLARELGVDLGRVSGSGRKGRITPLDLRNFVKEVMQKVEHGGAGTALGGGLDLLPWPKVDFSQFGEIEVKELSRIKKISGQNLARNWVMIPHVTLQEDADMTELETFRKQLNKEWERAGLKVSPLAFIILACVKALQEFPEFNSSLDGNNLILKKYINIGFAADTPNGLVVPVIKNADKKGLKEITQELADMSKRAREGKLKPQEMQGACFTISSLGGIGGTGFTPIINAPEVAILGVCKSQIKPSWNGKEFEPRLQCPLSLSFDHRVIDGAAGMRFLVFISQLLADFRRVTL